The proteins below come from a single Saccharophagus degradans 2-40 genomic window:
- a CDS encoding cupin domain-containing protein — MYKLILLSALCLFTTLLTACNQQANNSQGNSDNGNIVWTDEQLAKNIALQPIASDGDESKFYIRLQGSEQPHYHDDHDLTVEVLTGTAVIHFKESSQSVKAGDTIVIKKGTYHWAENTGAEASVVIGTFTPKLQGKDFRLAE, encoded by the coding sequence ATGTATAAATTAATACTTTTAAGCGCGCTTTGCTTATTTACTACCCTGCTTACCGCCTGTAATCAACAAGCAAATAATAGTCAGGGCAATAGCGATAACGGTAACATTGTTTGGACAGACGAGCAGCTCGCTAAAAACATAGCATTACAGCCAATTGCTAGCGATGGCGACGAAAGTAAATTTTATATTCGCCTGCAAGGCAGCGAGCAACCACACTACCACGACGATCACGATTTAACCGTAGAGGTATTAACCGGTACTGCGGTTATTCACTTTAAAGAGTCGAGTCAAAGTGTAAAAGCGGGCGATACGATAGTCATTAAAAAAGGCACCTACCACTGGGCAGAAAACACCGGCGCGGAAGCCAGTGTAGTAATAGGTACCTTCACACCCAAATTACAGGGCAAAGATTTTAGATTGGCAGAATAG
- a CDS encoding acyl-CoA dehydrogenase family protein: MTMLNLPDSTEKIFSDLITDYLDTVDFHTLTNGNVVFEQFINHLTEQLESLRIVNSLSESDLIAALLCIAKHVSRQPNIILSQKIVSNLASILAPLISQKILQTTTQQYEACIPPFAAAISLLGFAYYIFNATLTEVRERETFGKRLVDNQHIEFTLANLQAKLLAFEANVELCLENSLSAPMQIHTQLIHVQQLDLLGGTLTTELADTFLQFSGGRGYIKGHPAEYCYRMAYHR; encoded by the coding sequence ATGACAATGTTGAACCTGCCAGATTCTACAGAAAAAATATTTAGCGATTTAATAACCGATTATTTAGACACGGTTGATTTTCACACGCTAACAAACGGAAACGTTGTTTTCGAACAATTTATCAACCACTTAACGGAGCAATTGGAAAGCCTTAGAATTGTTAACTCATTATCTGAAAGCGATTTAATAGCCGCATTACTGTGCATAGCTAAGCATGTAAGTCGTCAACCCAATATTATACTTAGCCAAAAAATTGTAAGTAATTTAGCCAGCATACTCGCACCATTAATTAGTCAGAAAATACTGCAAACTACTACCCAACAATACGAAGCGTGTATTCCTCCCTTTGCTGCGGCAATAAGCCTGCTAGGTTTCGCATATTATATTTTTAACGCAACACTTACCGAAGTAAGAGAGCGAGAGACCTTTGGCAAACGCTTAGTAGACAACCAACATATAGAATTCACATTAGCCAACTTACAAGCAAAATTACTCGCTTTCGAAGCCAATGTAGAGTTATGTTTGGAAAATAGCTTATCTGCGCCCATGCAAATCCACACACAATTAATACATGTTCAACAACTTGATTTACTAGGTGGCACGCTTACAACAGAACTTGCAGATACATTCTTACAATTCAGTGGCGGCAGGGGGTATATAAAAGGCCATCCTGCGGAGTATTGTTATCGGATGGCCTATCATCGCTAA
- the arsH gene encoding arsenical resistance protein ArsH: MTDLPNIAPDCFKPIDAQSLFPTTQSTHKPKILLLYGSLRERSFSRLASEEAARILEAFGAETKTFNPSGLPLPDDADAEHPKVQELRELVQWCEGMVWCSPERHGSMTGIMKAQIDWIPLSIGAVRPTQGKTLAVMQVCGGSQSFNAVNQLRVLGRWMRMLTIPNQSSVAKAWLEFDENNRMKPSSYYDRIVDVMEELVKFTLLTRDQASYLVDRYSERKESADELLKRISKK, encoded by the coding sequence GTGACAGATTTACCTAATATCGCCCCCGATTGTTTTAAGCCAATAGATGCCCAAAGCTTATTCCCAACAACGCAGAGTACGCATAAGCCAAAAATTCTTTTGTTGTACGGCTCGTTGCGCGAGCGTTCGTTTAGCCGATTGGCTAGCGAAGAGGCTGCGCGTATTTTAGAGGCCTTTGGTGCAGAGACAAAAACCTTTAACCCCAGCGGCTTGCCATTGCCAGACGACGCCGATGCAGAGCACCCCAAGGTGCAAGAGTTACGCGAGTTAGTGCAGTGGTGCGAAGGTATGGTGTGGTGCTCGCCAGAGCGTCACGGCTCGATGACTGGCATTATGAAAGCGCAAATAGATTGGATACCCCTTTCAATTGGCGCCGTGCGCCCCACGCAAGGCAAAACGCTTGCAGTAATGCAGGTGTGTGGTGGCTCACAATCGTTTAATGCTGTAAATCAATTGCGCGTACTTGGCCGATGGATGCGCATGCTCACCATACCCAACCAATCCTCTGTGGCTAAAGCGTGGTTAGAGTTTGACGAAAACAACCGCATGAAACCTTCAAGCTATTACGATCGAATAGTAGATGTAATGGAAGAGCTCGTTAAATTCACACTATTAACCCGCGACCAAGCAAGTTACTTAGTGGATAGGTATTCCGAGCGCAAAGAAAGCGCCGATGAATTACTAAAACGTATTAGCAAAAAGTAA
- a CDS encoding efflux RND transporter permease subunit has protein sequence MIDAILRLAIERRVLILSFIIVIVSAGLWSYQKLPIDAVPDITNVQVQINTEALGYSPIETEQRITYPIENALAGIPKLTYTRSLSRYGLSQVTAVFEDGTDIYFARNLINQRLSALSNSLPANIEPQLGPISTGLGEVFMYTVQAEPNATLANGNPIDAMALREIQDWIIKPQLTRVKGVVEVNSIGGYNKQYHITPQPQKLLQFGISLQQLATALENNNLNTGAGYIETNGQQLLVRSQGQLESLDHIKQVIVHQVDGAPIRVTDIAEVAIGKELRTGAATQNGKETVLGTAMMLIGENSRTVARDVAAELQNIQLSLPQGVYTEAVYTRTTLVDKAINTVTKNLLEGALLVIAVLFFLLGNIRAALITAAVIPLTMLATITGMVQAGVSANLMSLGALDFGLIVDGAVIIVENAVRRLSLHYKQHPQQLPLRERLELVYHATNEVIRPSLFGVAIITVVYIPIFSLTGVEGKMFHPMAATVVIALLAAMIFSLTLVPAAVALCLRKPVSEKESVVITQSKKIYQPLLKRAIKAPKIVCASATLLVTFCIWLATTLGTEFVPRLDEGDIALHAMRIPGTGVDQAVAMQEVLEAKIKTFAEVDKVFARLGTAEVANDPMPPNVADNFIILKPRDQWPNPSKARQQLFAEIEQAVKTLPGNNYEFTQPIEMRFNELISGVRADLGVKIFGDDLDVLLDQANKVLAVLQTLDGVADARVEQIEGLPTLTLLPKRKQLGRYGLTVMDVQNYVAVAIGGKHAGILYQGDRRFELIVRLPENLRTNIHGLQALPVPLATGIGDYVPLGEIADIKMLDAPNQISRENGKRRVVVTANVRGRDLGSFVNEARQTLNANVPLPSGYWRDYGGTFEKMQSASKRLSIVVPATLALILIILTIAFASLKDALIIFTGVPLALTGGVLALWLRDMPLSISAGVGFIALSGIAVLNGLVMLSFIRDLWHRDNNLYQAVTQGALTRLRPVLMTALVAGLGFVPMALNIGTGAEVQRPLATVVIGGIISSTLLTLFVLPSLYYWVRARERF, from the coding sequence ATGATTGATGCCATTTTACGCCTCGCTATAGAGCGGCGAGTGCTTATATTAAGTTTTATTATTGTAATTGTTAGCGCCGGCTTATGGAGCTACCAAAAATTGCCTATCGATGCCGTACCCGATATAACCAATGTGCAGGTTCAAATAAATACCGAAGCGCTTGGGTACTCCCCAATTGAAACCGAGCAGCGTATTACCTACCCCATAGAAAACGCATTGGCGGGTATACCTAAGCTAACTTATACACGCTCTCTATCGCGCTATGGCCTATCGCAGGTAACCGCTGTATTTGAAGACGGCACAGATATTTATTTTGCACGCAACTTAATTAACCAACGTTTAAGTGCGTTAAGTAATAGCCTACCTGCAAACATAGAGCCTCAGCTAGGACCAATTTCTACCGGCCTCGGCGAAGTATTTATGTACACAGTACAGGCCGAGCCCAACGCCACACTTGCCAACGGTAACCCCATAGACGCAATGGCATTAAGAGAAATTCAAGACTGGATTATTAAACCGCAATTAACACGGGTAAAAGGTGTAGTAGAAGTAAACAGTATTGGTGGTTACAACAAGCAATACCATATTACCCCACAGCCTCAAAAGTTATTGCAATTTGGCATTAGCCTGCAACAACTTGCCACAGCACTAGAAAACAACAACCTAAACACAGGTGCAGGTTACATTGAAACTAACGGCCAACAGCTTTTGGTGCGCTCGCAAGGTCAACTGGAATCACTAGACCACATTAAACAGGTTATTGTTCATCAAGTAGATGGTGCCCCAATACGTGTAACAGACATTGCCGAGGTTGCCATTGGCAAAGAATTACGCACTGGCGCTGCCACTCAAAACGGCAAGGAAACTGTTTTAGGCACTGCCATGATGCTAATAGGCGAAAACTCCCGCACAGTTGCGCGCGATGTTGCCGCCGAGTTACAAAATATTCAGCTATCGCTACCTCAGGGTGTTTACACCGAAGCGGTATATACCCGCACCACGCTGGTAGATAAAGCAATAAATACAGTTACCAAAAACTTACTAGAAGGCGCACTACTGGTAATTGCGGTTTTATTTTTTCTATTGGGGAATATTCGTGCCGCGCTTATTACTGCGGCCGTTATCCCGCTCACTATGCTCGCCACTATTACTGGTATGGTACAAGCCGGCGTATCCGCAAACCTAATGAGTTTGGGCGCGTTAGACTTTGGGTTAATAGTGGATGGTGCCGTTATTATTGTAGAGAACGCAGTACGGCGTTTATCGCTGCACTACAAGCAACACCCACAACAGCTGCCGCTACGCGAAAGGTTAGAGCTTGTCTATCATGCAACTAACGAAGTTATTCGGCCCAGCCTATTTGGCGTAGCCATTATTACTGTTGTGTATATTCCTATATTTTCACTTACCGGTGTTGAGGGAAAAATGTTTCACCCTATGGCCGCAACAGTAGTTATCGCCCTGCTTGCCGCTATGATTTTTTCTCTTACTCTTGTGCCAGCAGCAGTAGCACTTTGCTTGCGCAAACCGGTGTCAGAAAAAGAAAGTGTCGTTATTACTCAAAGTAAAAAAATCTACCAACCGCTGCTTAAACGCGCGATAAAAGCGCCCAAGATTGTTTGCGCATCGGCAACATTACTTGTTACGTTTTGCATATGGCTAGCCACCACACTGGGCACAGAATTTGTGCCAAGGCTAGATGAAGGCGATATTGCCCTGCACGCTATGCGTATACCTGGTACCGGTGTAGACCAAGCCGTAGCCATGCAAGAAGTACTGGAAGCAAAAATAAAAACATTTGCCGAGGTGGATAAAGTATTTGCAAGGCTGGGTACTGCAGAAGTTGCCAATGACCCGATGCCACCTAACGTTGCAGATAATTTTATTATATTAAAACCACGCGACCAATGGCCCAACCCGAGCAAAGCGCGACAACAACTCTTTGCCGAAATAGAACAAGCGGTAAAAACTTTACCGGGTAACAATTATGAGTTTACCCAACCAATTGAAATGCGCTTTAACGAGCTTATTTCTGGTGTGCGCGCAGACTTAGGCGTAAAAATATTTGGCGACGATTTAGATGTGTTACTCGATCAGGCCAATAAAGTACTCGCCGTACTACAAACCTTAGATGGCGTAGCCGACGCCCGAGTAGAACAAATTGAGGGCTTACCTACACTTACATTACTACCTAAGCGCAAGCAATTAGGGCGCTATGGCTTAACAGTAATGGATGTACAGAATTATGTTGCCGTAGCAATTGGCGGTAAACATGCTGGCATATTGTATCAAGGCGATCGCCGGTTCGAGCTTATTGTGCGCTTACCAGAGAACCTGCGCACCAATATACACGGCCTTCAAGCGCTGCCGGTTCCGCTGGCCACAGGCATAGGCGATTACGTACCATTAGGTGAAATAGCCGATATTAAAATGCTCGACGCCCCCAACCAAATTAGCCGCGAAAATGGCAAGCGCCGCGTAGTAGTAACAGCCAATGTACGCGGTCGCGACCTAGGGAGTTTTGTAAACGAAGCGCGCCAAACCTTAAATGCCAACGTTCCGCTGCCCTCTGGCTATTGGCGTGATTACGGCGGCACCTTCGAAAAAATGCAATCTGCCAGCAAGCGTTTAAGTATTGTGGTACCGGCAACACTTGCGCTTATTCTTATAATCCTAACAATTGCATTTGCGTCGTTAAAAGATGCGCTAATTATTTTTACCGGCGTACCACTAGCGTTAACCGGTGGCGTACTGGCTCTGTGGCTGCGCGATATGCCGCTATCTATTTCTGCTGGCGTGGGTTTTATTGCTCTCTCTGGTATTGCCGTGCTCAATGGCTTAGTTATGTTAAGTTTTATTCGCGACCTGTGGCATAGAGATAACAATCTATACCAAGCCGTTACCCAAGGCGCCCTTACTCGCTTACGCCCAGTGTTAATGACCGCACTCGTTGCAGGCTTAGGCTTTGTGCCCATGGCATTAAACATTGGCACCGGCGCAGAAGTACAAAGACCCTTAGCCACAGTAGTAATAGGCGGAATTATTTCATCTACGCTGTTAACCTTGTTTGTATTGCCGAGTTTATATTACTGGGTTAGAGCTAGAGAGAGATTCTAG
- a CDS encoding holin family protein, translated as MSLKDIVNPFSWFSKGVETVGDTVVNVKKTFTGSKADQDQYAHEQFISGLEGYSKEFTNRANRTWWDSLWDGVNRMPRPLIVVAIFWYFSLSYRNPEEFQVLNLALDTVPERMWWIMSAVVSFYFVAREFQKGRDTKLALSDKEFKTVQDRMAKLREAAVTELPAKEPGYKNPSIEEWKQKAGINR; from the coding sequence ATGAGTTTAAAAGATATAGTGAATCCATTTAGCTGGTTCAGCAAAGGTGTAGAGACCGTAGGCGATACCGTTGTTAATGTGAAAAAAACCTTCACCGGCAGTAAGGCAGACCAAGATCAATATGCCCACGAGCAGTTTATTTCGGGCTTAGAAGGCTACTCTAAAGAGTTTACCAACCGCGCCAACAGAACCTGGTGGGACAGCCTATGGGATGGCGTCAATCGCATGCCGCGCCCGCTTATTGTGGTCGCAATATTCTGGTACTTCTCCCTTAGCTATCGCAACCCCGAAGAGTTTCAAGTACTGAACTTGGCACTGGATACCGTGCCAGAGCGTATGTGGTGGATTATGAGTGCAGTGGTGAGCTTTTACTTTGTTGCCCGCGAGTTTCAGAAAGGCCGCGACACCAAATTGGCGCTATCGGATAAAGAATTTAAAACCGTACAAGACCGAATGGCAAAACTACGCGAAGCCGCCGTAACCGAGTTACCCGCCAAAGAGCCTGGCTACAAAAACCCCTCTATAGAAGAGTGGAAGCAAAAAGCGGGGATTAATCGCTAG
- a CDS encoding arsenate reductase ArsC → MKILFICTHNRCRSVLGEAITNHIGQGRLQARSAGSQPVGEVHPLSLQFLTERGISTEGLCSQSWDEHEDFAPDVVFTVCDSAAAESCPVWFGNSIKVHWGLPDPSKLEGSDEKMRALFFAVMDVIEARAHKLLELDKALLSDEELEARLKDIEQQIPAPNLAEVII, encoded by the coding sequence ATGAAAATTTTATTTATTTGTACCCACAATCGCTGTCGCAGTGTGCTTGGCGAAGCCATTACCAATCACATTGGCCAAGGCCGTTTACAGGCGCGCAGCGCGGGCAGCCAGCCGGTGGGCGAAGTGCACCCACTAAGCCTGCAGTTTTTAACCGAGCGCGGTATTAGTACCGAAGGCTTATGTAGTCAAAGTTGGGATGAGCACGAAGATTTTGCGCCCGATGTAGTGTTTACCGTATGCGATAGCGCAGCCGCAGAAAGTTGCCCTGTGTGGTTTGGCAATAGCATCAAAGTGCACTGGGGTTTGCCAGACCCATCTAAATTAGAAGGCAGTGATGAAAAAATGCGCGCACTCTTTTTTGCAGTAATGGATGTAATAGAAGCGCGTGCGCATAAATTACTAGAGCTAGATAAAGCCCTATTAAGCGACGAAGAGTTAGAAGCGCGCTTAAAAGATATAGAGCAGCAAATACCGGCACCAAACTTGGCTGAGGTAATCATCTAA
- the arsB gene encoding ACR3 family arsenite efflux transporter has protein sequence MGLFERYLSVWVGLCIVAGVGLGYVMPSAFSAIAHLEVAHVNIPVAIFIWVMIYPMMIQVDFASIKDIGKKPKGLVLTLLINWLIKPFTMAALGWLFFKILFADLVDPATASEYIAGMILLGVAPCTAMVFVWSQLTKGDANYTLVQVSVNDVIMIFAFAPLAAFLLGVTDITVPWETLLLSVLLYVVLPLVAGIATRKALDAADNHTRLNNFVGMLKPWSIVGLLATVVLLFGFQANTILSEPMAIVLIAIPLLIQTYGIFAIAYAGAKCLKLPHNIAAPACMIGTSNFFELAVAVAISLFGLHSGAALATVVGVLVEVPVMLSLVAFANRTRHWFD, from the coding sequence ATGGGGTTGTTTGAACGTTACTTAAGTGTTTGGGTAGGCCTGTGCATTGTAGCTGGTGTAGGCCTTGGCTATGTAATGCCGAGTGCGTTTAGCGCAATTGCTCACTTAGAAGTGGCCCACGTAAACATTCCCGTGGCGATTTTTATTTGGGTAATGATTTACCCCATGATGATACAAGTGGATTTTGCATCCATTAAAGATATTGGCAAAAAACCTAAAGGTTTAGTGTTAACACTATTAATCAATTGGCTTATTAAACCGTTCACAATGGCGGCGTTGGGCTGGTTGTTTTTTAAAATACTGTTTGCCGATTTAGTCGACCCCGCCACCGCAAGTGAATATATAGCGGGTATGATTTTACTGGGTGTAGCGCCATGTACCGCTATGGTATTTGTATGGAGCCAATTAACCAAAGGCGATGCAAATTATACGCTGGTACAAGTATCGGTTAACGATGTGATTATGATTTTTGCCTTTGCGCCTTTGGCCGCGTTTTTATTAGGCGTAACCGATATTACTGTGCCGTGGGAAACGTTGCTGCTATCGGTTTTACTCTATGTGGTATTGCCACTGGTTGCAGGCATAGCTACACGCAAAGCACTGGATGCAGCAGATAATCACACTCGCTTAAATAATTTTGTGGGCATGTTAAAGCCATGGTCGATTGTGGGCTTGCTCGCAACCGTAGTGTTGCTGTTTGGTTTTCAAGCCAACACTATTTTAAGTGAGCCTATGGCAATAGTGCTTATCGCCATCCCTTTGCTTATTCAAACCTACGGCATTTTTGCAATCGCTTACGCAGGCGCAAAATGCTTAAAGCTGCCCCACAATATTGCCGCACCGGCATGCATGATTGGTACATCTAACTTTTTCGAACTGGCGGTAGCGGTGGCCATTTCATTGTTTGGTTTGCATTCTGGCGCAGCCTTGGCAACGGTAGTGGGCGTATTGGTAGAAGTGCCAGTGATGTTAAGCCTGGTTGCTTTTGCCAACCGTACTCGTCATTGGTTTGATTAA
- a CDS encoding metalloregulator ArsR/SmtB family transcription factor, whose protein sequence is MHPVQLFKCLADETRLHSTLLIYAHKELCVCELVEALDLSQPKISRHLAQLRECGVLSDRRQGQWVFYAINPQLPPWALSIIAQAHTAEQATLTTLSQKLEAMCCRPNRC, encoded by the coding sequence ATGCACCCTGTACAGCTATTTAAATGCCTTGCGGACGAAACCCGTTTGCACTCCACGCTGCTTATATATGCCCATAAAGAGCTTTGTGTGTGTGAATTGGTAGAGGCCTTAGACCTAAGCCAGCCGAAAATATCGCGTCACTTAGCGCAATTGCGCGAATGCGGAGTATTAAGTGATAGACGCCAAGGGCAGTGGGTGTTTTATGCCATAAACCCGCAATTGCCACCCTGGGCCCTCAGCATCATTGCCCAGGCTCACACTGCAGAGCAGGCTACCCTTACAACCCTTTCCCAAAAGCTCGAGGCCATGTGTTGCAGGCCCAACCGCTGTTAA
- a CDS encoding PAAR domain-containing protein, producing MGSKSAMPAARLGDIDTGHPPSPPTPIINGSTNVLINSRPAARKGDMLVPHHPGIRKISEGSSSVLINGKPAARMLDGVNCGGKIIIGSGNVFIGDNPKTGGGGGVTSNIKVEQEFDEYIDSKFKPENQKLTDYQWRQLEADLAVKYRGSAGAVATWAEYYQEAIPEGPPQSAAEAEGLKIAQALNSASELDEPEAAVYSEEVQAQVDKAGQALAQAAAQLPEGEMITPEMVHVAEQALAATGYVEQPHSHNHQASKVSDLASRKGVSPTSLDDAANRLQSMGLEIKEKGYQPKYSDAELIAQAKAGDVAKERFHVRFMEVRHQWSREDAVKSQDNLTGLLGLPLQGKTGEGAKYWSTTFDQIEDADTDAELICGILGLDYKKDANYMMVVVDTEKAAPITGVASVSATFENVSEFANRELPDEFPKDFTDLTMNDEYQKKYNELFSAAIQEGVFEDKWKPKDEELSSFLKSRGVDDDNVGVLVNRLKMHRIIGNNQYYEGNGLTQNKNEKAGKEYGVVETLNFERKKIDLQKLKNSGAIKIIAIG from the coding sequence GTGGGTTCTAAAAGCGCAATGCCTGCGGCGCGACTCGGTGATATAGATACCGGTCACCCGCCCTCGCCCCCAACGCCCATTATTAATGGCAGCACCAACGTACTTATCAATTCTAGGCCGGCCGCGCGCAAAGGCGACATGCTGGTACCGCACCACCCTGGTATTCGCAAAATTTCCGAAGGCTCTAGCAGCGTGCTTATTAATGGCAAGCCTGCTGCGCGCATGCTCGATGGGGTAAACTGCGGCGGTAAAATTATTATTGGTTCTGGCAATGTATTTATTGGTGATAACCCTAAAACCGGTGGTGGTGGCGGGGTAACCAGCAATATAAAAGTAGAGCAAGAGTTTGATGAATATATCGACTCGAAATTCAAACCAGAAAACCAAAAGCTCACCGACTACCAGTGGCGCCAACTAGAAGCCGATTTAGCGGTAAAATACCGCGGCAGCGCAGGTGCCGTAGCTACCTGGGCAGAATATTATCAAGAGGCAATACCCGAAGGCCCACCCCAATCTGCCGCCGAAGCCGAAGGCTTAAAAATAGCCCAAGCACTTAATAGCGCAAGCGAGCTAGATGAGCCCGAAGCAGCCGTATACAGCGAAGAAGTGCAAGCCCAAGTAGACAAAGCCGGCCAAGCGCTGGCCCAAGCCGCCGCCCAACTCCCCGAAGGCGAAATGATCACCCCCGAAATGGTACACGTGGCCGAGCAAGCGCTGGCAGCTACTGGGTATGTAGAGCAGCCGCACTCGCACAATCATCAAGCCAGCAAGGTTTCTGATTTGGCCAGCCGTAAAGGCGTATCACCTACATCGCTAGATGATGCCGCTAACCGCTTACAAAGCATGGGTCTAGAAATAAAAGAAAAAGGCTATCAACCCAAATACTCCGACGCAGAGTTAATAGCGCAAGCTAAGGCAGGAGACGTTGCTAAAGAGCGATTCCATGTGCGGTTTATGGAGGTGCGCCATCAGTGGAGCCGAGAAGATGCCGTTAAGAGCCAAGACAACTTAACCGGCTTGCTCGGCCTGCCATTGCAAGGCAAAACGGGCGAGGGCGCAAAATACTGGTCGACAACCTTCGACCAAATAGAAGATGCCGATACAGATGCAGAGCTTATCTGCGGCATTTTGGGTTTAGATTATAAAAAAGATGCCAACTATATGATGGTTGTTGTCGACACAGAAAAAGCGGCCCCGATTACTGGCGTAGCAAGCGTATCTGCAACATTTGAAAATGTCAGCGAATTCGCCAATAGGGAACTGCCAGATGAGTTTCCTAAGGACTTTACTGACTTAACCATGAATGATGAATATCAGAAAAAATATAACGAGCTATTTTCTGCTGCGATTCAAGAGGGTGTTTTTGAAGACAAGTGGAAACCTAAAGATGAGGAGCTTTCTAGCTTTCTCAAAAGTAGAGGTGTCGATGATGATAACGTGGGTGTATTGGTTAACAGGCTGAAAATGCACAGAATTATAGGCAATAATCAGTATTATGAGGGTAATGGATTAACTCAAAATAAGAATGAAAAAGCTGGTAAAGAGTATGGTGTGGTAGAAACATTAAATTTCGAAAGAAAAAAAATAGATCTACAAAAACTAAAAAATAGTGGTGCAATTAAAATAATAGCAATAGGTTAA
- a CDS encoding acyl-CoA dehydrogenase family protein — MLNCELTPSFWRNDAFIHLRKQIDTSFAAHLTPASNSESVNFQALVRQLYNDNLSGLRYAKNKGGTGHGLAAQALFAESLGRVPSGGIGMGLTIHLDMVAPIVDQQGSAHQLEEYLLPALRGDIIFSHAVSEPHAGSDISNIQTTAVKDGDGWRIDGCKSMIALASLADVHFVVARIPGHKPPFNKINFLIPAATTGVKVSSATPTLGNNDCPIANITFDNVWVADSNRLGTAGMGMIHQMQQFSQERILSSLRANEVARMCLAHAEHLLTKPNNLNTLNNRHNTPNPNTASCVNSLNKLHTLKAQLNASKAITYKAMGRWIDNGDYHTLSCSSKLLSSRLVRQASILALTASKTLGEESDAQLVHYFNDARLYSISTGSDEMMLKSIAASEKY, encoded by the coding sequence ATGCTTAATTGTGAATTAACCCCTAGTTTTTGGCGCAACGACGCTTTTATCCATTTGCGCAAGCAAATAGACACCAGCTTTGCTGCACATTTAACCCCTGCTTCTAATTCTGAATCGGTTAACTTTCAGGCACTAGTTCGACAACTGTATAACGACAACCTTAGCGGCTTGCGCTACGCCAAAAATAAAGGTGGCACCGGCCACGGCTTAGCCGCACAAGCACTGTTTGCTGAAAGTTTAGGTAGGGTACCGTCGGGCGGCATTGGAATGGGGCTAACCATTCATTTAGATATGGTTGCGCCGATTGTGGATCAACAGGGTAGCGCGCACCAATTAGAAGAATATTTATTACCCGCGCTGCGCGGTGATATTATTTTTAGCCACGCGGTATCTGAGCCACACGCGGGTTCGGATATATCAAACATTCAAACCACGGCAGTTAAAGACGGAGACGGCTGGCGTATTGACGGCTGCAAATCGATGATTGCGCTTGCGAGCTTGGCAGATGTACATTTTGTGGTAGCGCGTATTCCAGGCCACAAACCACCCTTTAATAAAATTAATTTTTTAATACCCGCTGCCACTACGGGTGTAAAAGTAAGCAGCGCAACCCCAACCCTAGGCAATAATGATTGCCCTATTGCGAATATTACTTTCGATAATGTATGGGTAGCCGACAGCAATAGGCTTGGCACGGCAGGTATGGGCATGATTCATCAAATGCAGCAATTTTCGCAAGAACGCATTTTATCGTCGCTGCGCGCAAATGAGGTAGCACGTATGTGTTTAGCTCATGCAGAGCACTTGCTCACTAAGCCAAATAACCTAAACACTCTAAATAACCGCCACAACACGCCAAACCCCAATACTGCATCATGCGTTAACAGCTTAAATAAATTACACACACTTAAAGCCCAATTAAACGCAAGCAAAGCCATTACCTACAAAGCTATGGGTAGGTGGATTGATAATGGTGACTACCATACACTTTCGTGTAGCAGTAAATTGCTCTCTTCTAGATTGGTGCGCCAAGCGTCTATTTTAGCTTTAACCGCGAGCAAAACCCTTGGTGAAGAATCCGATGCTCAGCTAGTTCATTACTTTAACGATGCCAGGCTCTATTCAATTTCTACTGGCTCCGATGAAATGATGCTTAAAAGCATAGCCGCTTCCGAAAAATATTAG